AGTTGTTGATCCTTTTAATAAGCGTTTTGGCCTTGGGATGCTAGGTGTCCAGGTTCAATGTATCTCgtggtttttattttcttatgacAAATCAGTGTCTGTCGTGTTTCTTTGAAAAGTAACCACACGTGGCACATTATAGGTATTTGACTATTGCAGATCTTTTTCTGATAAATaattcattagtttttttttttgagaaagggcttaCTAATAATTCACTAGTTTTTGCGTGGAACATTTACCAATACTCCTTTTTTTTATCCTAACGTTTTAGGGTATGAGAATCCATTTTGTGGGTACCAGAAAGTTTCATTCTTTTCTAATACACctatttaattttttcgaatatttatttcaaattaaatttaattatattttcgaCTAAACTAAGATGTGAAGATTAATTATCACAAATTGTGAGAACACACAtataatactatatattatTGACACCTAATGCAAAATCAATTGGTTATGAATATACTAGCTTTTTCTTTAGATATCATTATATATCTCAAATTTTGGTGTGGTATTAGtctaataaaaagtttaaaacataGTTTGGATATGAATCATACGATTCAGTTACATCAACACAAATATAACATGTATATATCAATATTGAGCGGGCCTTGTGGTCGAGTGGTAGTGGACGGGTCTTGGATGCAAATACATTCCGGATTCGATCTTCCTGCTGCGGAAACTAAGTCACATTTTTCTGTTCACAATGGCTACGGATATGTCCGTATGAAAATCCGGGAGAGGGTCTGTCGTAGACTGCGCCTCCCACTCGAAGGTTAAGTCTGTATCTTTAATAGACATGGGTTTAACCCCCATATCAATATTGATACATGTATATCCGACGTACTACTAGTTACTAGTAATCTATACCGGCTAGAATATGTTGTTGGAATTCGTTTTTGATAAAGTGGTGTGAACCAATTTTTCTATGGATTTTCGACGGAGACGTCTATCGGAAGGACCGAAACTTGGGCACGTCACTGTGAACACTATGAATtagtgtattttttttgtcaaaatcagAATTAtgttgaatgagaaatggaggtCCAAAGTAAGTgacttataaaactttaaatttggctaaacagaatttttttaacaaataaatcactttgaatatttggatttgaatttaaaattgattttgttaGTTCGGCAATATGTCAATTAACTtaatctttctaattttatttgtagtgatcttttatgttttattggaACATAAAAATGCAAACCCATATAGACTATTGTTGACTTTGATTTGTTTGGTCAAAACCATTTATTACTTTGCTCACTAACTTGAGTAATGTAGAATCAATTCTCATTATTACGATAGTTTACTCTATGATCACATAACTTACGTTTTGACTTTTGAAGTTATATATCAATACGTGAAACTCATTGATAAGATACATTGGAAAGAAAACCATTGATCAACAATTCCTCACATTATtaattttctctttctctttgatattttttttgagtCCGAAAATATAAGCAAAACTAGTTTCGCCAGGTTTCTAAAAGAGTAATGCAGATCAGAAAATTCTTTGCAGTTGTATCATGTGACTCATTACGTTATTGAATCATCGCACTATAGGacgtattttgagttaaggaaacaGATAATATCTCGACTCTACGATTGTATCATTATTTTTCGTACTCTTTGGtataattttatcaatttaattttttacaatatatagttcTCCATAGTTTATATATTACTGTTCTATCATATGCAAGTTCATTAATAAGGTATGAGCACAACATGTTAAATAATGTGGCACGAAGGCCTGACTCCAGAGCCAAGTAGTTCAACAATGTGTATTTTGTTGtaaataaagagagaaagagagaattaGTTGTTCTTATTCATAACATAATGTGCcttttatatatagggaattacaagaGGTATagaccgtcatagataaatgaaaagattacaaatcataaactaataagaaaaataaaatcctaatcatacaaagaaaaggaaaaccaTGAGAAAAGGAAAAGTCTAAACCGCCTTTGGTTATGACATTCACTTAAacggttcataacactcccccttgaatGTTATAACCATTAAGAGCTcgtaatacgctttggatgttgtctcattaaaaccttaccagtaAAACCCAAAGGGATAAAACCATggttaaggaaaaagagtacaacacgtattactccccctgatttgtacctcactgaaggtctttcagtcgacgcatcccaatctgatgtgtaAGCTTCTTGAATGTAGAGGTCGGAAGTGACTTAGTGAATAGGTCGGCTGAATTTTCACTTGAACGAACTTGTAGCACTTGGACCTCGCCGACAGATTTGACACTCCTCACTGAAACTTGAATATCTTGATGACCGTAGGACCAAATGACTTCGAAACACTTGGAAATCGAAGCTAACATCCATGTATAACTTCAGGCACACATCTAGATCTTGGAAGATGAGAATATCTAGCAATATTTGGGATATCGGTCGAAATTAGGTATTCTGAGACAGCTTGGACATGTCTCACAAAAAGTCAACAATGACGACTTTCGATCTTAGTACTATCATACATAAGCAAAATCACATGTAATAATGATTCAAAAAAAGTAATCCTTTTAAACTACAACAAATGATGGTCTAAATACCAGTTTCTGATTTGATAACCGGACTCCAGCTGGTTCCTTAATAAGTGTCTTTGGTCGCAATGGTACCGAAGACTCATAATCAGAATCAATGCGTCGGTTACTGATGCTTCCCGCGATGATGGTTGGAGACTACCTAACCCCAAGATCTGAGGGAGAAGTCAACCTACTTGCTTACTTAACGACCATCtcaaatgttatatattataaaaccaTAGTCAAACCATATCAATGTTAGCAAAACCGTCGCGTAACCCCGGCACACCCCTAATATATATCCCCCATAATACACGTTACACCAATTGATCCATTCCAGttaaaattatatgtcgtttgcTCTGATCCCTTAGAAATTCATGATATTGGATCCATGGAAGAATTAATATAaggatattctattttttctaatGTTTTTCACACAATTTCTCTTTTTGTCACATACGCACATCATATTTTGATTAATATGCTACATTTGATTCATCTTCTAACCAAACAAAGAACGTAAGTGATAgttctatttgtttttgtttttattttttaacgcTTACTAAcgcaaaaatctaataatacAATGTTCTAGGAACCATTGTCGAATGATAGAGAAACACAATGAGCTATACTTGTAAATTTGTAATGAAAAACATCATAGGAATAATGAGGAATGATAAtttcttatcaaaattaatgaagaacaatttttttctataattttgtaCAATAAAAGGAACGcgaaaaaatagaaagaaaaattattccTCATGAATGATAAAAGTTTTAAGGAATGTTAAGGAGTTTAATGTTCCTTTTCATTGTTTTAGTCACCATCTAaagttatatacaaaataaaagatCACTTTCATGAGAAGGAGCGAGCATTAGATATTTAGATCCTTCCTGAACTCACCAATAGGTGATATAACAATTGGTCAAAAGAGCAACAGAACAACTGAACAACTGACCATCTCAGGAGAAGAAACAAACCAGAGTTTTGGTTAATTCAAATCAAACCTCATGGTAGCTTTACTTCAGGTTGTAGCTTCCTCATCCAAAAAACATTGCAACTATTAGGAGTTATGCCAAGCAATATATAATTGAACACAGTGATCATGAGAAACACTGCACAAAATCTCAATAACAACATGATTTCATGTCAACCTCGACTCGTTGTCCAGCGAACAAAGTGCAATTCATCGAACCCCGGCACGACTAGAAGCAATCAGTATGATAACCTAAACACTGATCAGGATGTAGTACAACTCCAAGAAAccttacaaatttttttttctggtccaaattttacaaaattaatataacTTGGTTGACATAGAATAgctagaaaaatgaaaaaaccgGAAACAGAACATCACCAACCCAACCACCGAACAATATTCCTCAAAAACGAAAGCTAAAGGAGGCAGAGACGATAAAACAGAGAAGAGCACAACCCGGACAGAACAAATCAATGAAGACTAGCGTTGTCTGAGTGAAACCGTTGGAAGACTCACAAAGAAAAAGACATGAAAGAGACAAAGCGAAGAGAGAACCTCGACGGCTGACCTCTAACTGAGGCCAGTCCATAGCAAAAGAGATGACGAGCCATCACAACCTTGATCACCCATCGACGACGGAGTGACACGCCTGATCTGTAACCGTCAAACCATCGACTTGGTTATTTTCTATAACTGTATCAGGTCACACACAATTCTATTCATTATTGAATGAAAGTATTTTAACAATTCTAACCTCATGTCATAAACTCATATACCTTATATACAcccataaaacattaaatatatatatatatatatgtgtgtaaatatatatttataagtttaTAGAATATAAAGTTATTAGAATTAGGATTAGAATATTTTAGgtcacacaattttttttttaatttttagaatgattctcttttaatagtatagattacaaaatcataaatcaaatagtttattcaaatttatatactattagaaagtatatttttctaaaaatatatcatcagatttatataagtttttatcAGACTAACCATTATCGGATAGCGGATTAATAATGGGCTTTtgagtttttatcaaatattatcAGATTTTTACTTCTCATGTTTTAACTAAACCCGAACCGGATTATGCATAGATCACCAAATTTACCTGTTTGACCAAGGGTCTGTGTCATATACAAAAacactgataaaaaaaattaacaacccTATAAATCTATGCTAAATAAATCTTATATAAAGATGATGTTGTAAAAGAAAAGTGtacataaaaatttcaaataaactaattgatgaattatataattttaaacaacaaaTCAATTTCTTCTTtgataaaatacaattttgtaATTTGATAGTGTACATCAAAAcaataacattaatttatattgttattgTCGGAAGAAAACTCAAAGCGCGGAACAAAATCTAGTTACTCATTGTTTCACAAGACAAGTCCATAAGAATTGTGCTCCCAAAGTCCGACCATTCTACGAAAACCCAGCATGAATTAACATAAATAGttaatcattattatttttatgaatcatACATGGGTATTCTGGCTCCACATAATTAGTCAGGCTAGTCACGTGTTGCCACATGTGGATTCTCTGTCCTTGGTGATGCCAAAATGTTAATTCTCCGGTGGCCGGGTTTTATATTGAAAACACAAGATTTGCCCATATAGATCGTTTCGTAAACATATAATCCTTAACGGATCTGTACACACATCCACAACAATATACAAGTAACTATAGTAAAATCTACTAGGAAACGACGGACAAAGAAGAGAGACGTGAGATTTGATCCATGAGGAAGACCACACGATCGTGATAGTCACGAGCCTGATCTAGAGACTCGACCTCCAGCTCCGCTAGCTGCGAGCAGAGTCTCTCCTCGGCCTCTTCTGCCACCACTGTCCGCCGCCACAACTCCAACATAGCCGTCTTCATCTCCTCTACTTCTCTCTCGAGCTCTCTGCTCCTCCTCCGTAACTCCTCCATCTCTTCCGCCTCCACCATCACGTAACCTCCTTTCGCAATTAATTAAATAAGTTGCAGTCTCTACGTACAAAGGATTTATTATTGTGGtttggttttcttcttttttgaagtTAGAGTGTTAGGGTTAGACGATGTCCTTTAATAAGCATCTTGTGTGGTAGCTTTAGCTTGTCCAGGTTCAATGAATCTATCTGTTGTTGATatttactccctccgtttcgaATTAGATATCGTTTTAGAGCaaaattttcgtttcaaaattagtgtcgttttatgatttcaatgcaaaatttattgactttttattctaatctatttttctattggttgaaatctggttaggtgtattggtaatgatatttttatctagtaaatagataaacttaaatgttttattaatctgtgtGTCGAAAGtaaaatgaaacggagggagtatttttTCCTATCTTCTGTTTGGGTCAACATTTTCTCCTTTAGAATTgcttagaaatttaaaccactCCTGACTTATATACTACTATTACGGAGAACAATAaataacttgtattttcaaaagaatagaagaaaataaaatataagctttttttcaaaatgaacaattttttttccatcaCATTTGAAATTCATTAATTTATCATGCATACAAAATAAAAAGCCGAATTTCCagttttttacttatttataaaacaaaattttattcatatgatatatatagtacaGTATCAATACGATTAGGGTGTAAGAGCATCATTAGTAATGGTTTCTTAAATTGAGTCTCTCAACAATAAGTTTAATAATACTTTAACATTaaacaattttataattaaaactaaaaatgttaaaatttgatGGAGTTACATGTGTAGAATAGGTTTCTTCAAGAGGGTCAAACGTTTCTTCTCTCTGAATCGTTTCTCCACTTTTCCAATGTTTCTCTCATACTTTTGAGTATTATTTTTAGCACAAGAAACTCTTACAAAAAAGAGCCACTGGGGATGGCCTAATATAATAATCAAGAATCGCAGTGCCGTGGTTTACTGGAGTTCaatgatataatatttgttctttcttatataaacataatattttctCACAGTAAATTTGGTCCGTCGATTTGTATTTGCGTCAGTGATCAGATGTATGGCAGTATATGGCTGTGGTGTAACACTCTCAGccttaattttgattttttttttaaatgaatggtATACATTGATTACCGAGTAAAGTACTGGGGCTACTACCACAATTCCCTTCGCTTCCCTGTTATCTCTCTCTATATCCTTCACAGGGACGAAGAGGAAGGAATaaaaattcttttgtttttttgttttgatcttGTGTTTCGGCTAGTCTGACTCCACTTTCCCTTTTAGCGGATTCTCTTTCGGCTAAATCGGATCTTAATTTCGCAAGGCGAGTTTTGTTGTGTATATATAACAACTACACCGGAACAATTTCTTCAAGACATTTCTTGTATCTcggagtttaaaaaaaaatggtaaaccaTTCTCTGGAGAAAGAATGTGAAAGCCCCGGTGGCCACGCGCGTGGAAATTTGGTGTGGTGCGGATTCGAACTCGGGTCCTTTGGGAACCCACGCAACTCTGGTCCCTTTTCTCTCCGAGTTTAGTTGATTAATCAAAGCTTCAGCTCTCTCCTTCTTGTTATATTCCGGCTGCTTTCTTAGGAGTTTCTTCCTAGTTGTTGGTTATGCTCAATCTCTATCCTCCGACGATATCAATCTTTGCAGTACATATTTCCGGCAAAGTGTTCTTAGGAGATACAGATTCGAGTTTTGCTTGTTAGCGGCTTTGATCCGACCTAAGAAGAGTCAAAGCTTGCTAGTTGGCAGGTGTTTTGGCAATGGCGGTTTTGAATCGATTGAAGTTATTAGGAGGGTTTCACATCCAACAAAGAGAAAGGATCTACTTGGGAACAGAGGCGCACAAAGAGCAAAGCAAAATCGAGCTTGGGATTTGACGAGGTACCAAGCTGAGTACGGATCGACACTGACGGAGAAGCATCTGAGCGGCGGATCAGTGGCGGAGCTCTGGTG
The window above is part of the Brassica napus cultivar Da-Ae chromosome C8, Da-Ae, whole genome shotgun sequence genome. Proteins encoded here:
- the LOC106417836 gene encoding protein RESPONSE TO LOW SULFUR 3-like, giving the protein IAKGGYVMVEAEEMEELRRRSRELEREVEEMKTAMLELWRRTVVAEEAEERLCSQLAELEVESLDQARDYHDRVVFLMDQISRLSSLSVVS